Part of the Psilocybe cubensis strain MGC-MH-2018 chromosome 11, whole genome shotgun sequence genome is shown below.
CGCCAACGTCATTTGATGATATCCAAGATACCGTGAGTTGAATGGTATAATTCAGGAAATATGCAGTGATTGAATAGTAACTTCAGGCACGTAATATAAATCACAGTCTGGCAAAAGAGCTTGAGAATGCATATTCTATCATCAGGTTGTATGAGAGCCATGAACAGGTATGTTATATCTCATTAGAAGTATCAAATTGCTAATCACCTATGTCAACAGGATACCCAGGACACCCAGAAAACCAATACAAGTACTTTACGTTCAGAGGATCTTGTAAGCCTCTGAGAGCAATAGCCATCAATATATTGAACTAATCCAACGAAATAGGCCAATGAAATGAATGGAAACGTCAGTCTCCAGCAGGAACGAGATTCTATACAAGAAACCTTTGTGGAAATGCTTCGAGTCCATGGTTCTACAACGGAACATACCGAGTTAGAGAAGCCACAGGAAGCACTTGATTCTGAAAAGGCGCAATACCAGCTATTTGAGAAACAACTACAGGATGCGAACATTGCGACACAAGAAATGGAGAAGAAATTGCATCAAACTCAGATTGAACTACGGAACATGGCAAATGAACTCACTGAGGCAAAGGGTGGGCTTATTGATTCTGAGGAACGCTTGATAAAATTGCAGGCAGACTTCGAAAAGTCCGACATGGAAAAGATGAATGCTCTATATTCTGCCAACCAGTTGGCTGAATACTACCGGACCCTCTTGATTGAGGAAAAGAATCACTGCAACACTATTTCTGCCAGAAATGAGGAGCAGATAGCCGAAATTATCAAGCGCGCAGACGAAGAACTCGCGGATAGCTGCTTGCTTGTTGAAGAAACTGCTCAGATATATGAAGCTACATTGGAAGACCGCCATAGGAGAGAAGTAGCCGAGAAATGTAAGGCCGAAGTCGAGAAAGCGGCGGCTATGGCAAAACAGTCCCAAGATGCTCTTGCATCCAAGGAAGTCGAACTTCGGGAAGCAAAGCTAGCCATTAGTCAACAGAAACATGAGCTGGACGCTTCCCTTGAAAGCCGGCGACTTCTTGAGGGTGAATGCGAGCGTATCCTACAACAAATGGATGACATCCAGAAGAATTACAATGGTAAACTAGCAGATCAGAGGGAGCGCGCAGAGGCCCATCGCTTGGAGATCTCGCAACTTGATGAAGTTATTCGTGACCTGCAAGCCCAACTAAGACAATCGGGTCGTAACGAGCAGTCCGACAAACGAAGACTAGAGGAAGAACTTCGAGCCACTAAAAGATCTAATGAACAAGAGCGCCTTAAACTCCTCACTGATCACTCTTCAAAACTCAACGCCCAGTCACGAGAGCATCAAATCGAGGTGGATTGCCTTcgggaagaagaaagagctATGAAAAACCAGCTTGCGGATGTCAACATCCTCTTGCAGGAGAAAAGTGAATTAGTCATCTCATTAGAACAATCCAAGCTCGGCTTGGAGACGGAACTGGATAATCAAGCAAGGAAGATGGTATGTtgcaatgatgatgatgaattgCTGTATTCATGgataataaaatattttaggAGGAGTTGGTAACTGCACAAAATACTGTGCAAAATGAACTGGAACAATTTCGTAGTCAATGTGAGCAGCTTTCCAAGATAGTTGAACAGCAAGCCAAGGATatcgcagaagaagaatcAATGGTAGTGGTTCGTTATTTCCCGGCAATGCTAGTGTGTCGCATTCTGATCATCTTTTAATTAGACACTCAATCGCGAAGTGGAAAGACTTACAAATGCTCAAAAGAGCGAGGATATCTATGAAGTAGAGAATAATACCACTATTACATCTGAACACGGTCACCCCAATCGTGTTGACAAGGGAAAGGGTAAAGAACGAGAAAGGACACCTGTCCTAGACCATATGCTTGTATGCTTTGCGTCTCGTCTTTTGTCTTCTCAGAGAGTCTCAGAGATATTTTTCATAGGCTAGCCCAGGCTTTCAGCCACCCACGTCCTTATCATCATCGCAAAGCGCCGGTTTAGTAAGGCGCAGGACACTCTTTTTCAAACTCGCATACATCATTAAGGTCAGACTCTCATATGGTTAGGGACACGAGTCAATCTCTAGCGTCCCCGTTTTTGCAAGAGGACGCCATAACTACAAATTCCGACATCAAAGCCATGCTTTCTGAACTtgtaatccaaattcgtGGAGACACGAGATCAAAGTCAACAAGACCTCGTAATAGTCCCTTTAGAGCCGAGTCTCCAACCCCCCGTCCGCGGACAGTCCATCGAAATGATTTAACGGTGTGCTAATtccaaaattttttttgagcATCAAACTAAACGTTATACAGAGAGAAGTCCGTTGCTACATGAATAAACTTTTGGAAATTAAGCAGGATTCCAGCATCACAACTGCCTATGAAAATGGCCACTTTATTACCGAGGAAGAATACGAAGCTTTTGAAGAAGGCACAATGGATTTTGAGGATATTTCCATCGACTTCCTTAGACCATATTGGAAAAAGCCGAAATGCTCTTACAATGCACTGTTGGCTGAAGACTTCACTGAAAAATTTGTCGCTGAAAATCCTGAGTTTGAAGATCACAGGGAGGAAGTTTCGACTCACTTTATTCAACGAATTGGTTCTTTGAAAGCCCATCTCTCTCTAGCATTGTCGAAAGCAGGGGAATCCGAAGCACAGCGTCAAGAATGCAcagcaagaaaaaataaagcCGTCCGTCAAAATACTTGGCGATATAATGTAAATCAATCCTTGTTATGAACCTCTTTTCGAAGCAAACTTACACAATGTAGGGTTACAACCGCCGTGTAGCCGATGTAAAAGCACGTGCCGAAATAGATCCAGCATACGCACCAGTACTTGAAACCATCGAATGCCTCGGAGAGTATGGCTACAGCTCTGACGAGACGGATACCAGCGTCCCCAGAGGACAAGGCTACCTTGTAAGACGAAAATTGTGGCGAAACAAAAAGTTACGACGCGTTATAAAGATGGCAAATGATTGCCGTAGAACAACAAATATCAATGGCAATAGCTTGCCAGGGGCACAACAAAGACCTCGCCGTTATCATGATAGCTATGGACCAATCAGTGCAGCACCGGAACCTGTTGGAAAGCCCATCAATTATTACGACTCTGATTTCTTGGACGAGCTCTCAGCAACAGAATTTAGAGTGCTGAGACCCACTAGCCCTCGCCCATTTATCggagaggaagatgaagattaACTCCTTTAGGGTGTGGAGGATCAAGAATCCACTTCCTATAATTAATATAGTATTATCGACTTCCAAATTTCATGAATTTCTATTACACTCACGAGCATGATGCATTACACAATCCTGAGTCCTGTGTGTAATATGTTTTCGGATTTATCTCTGACATCTGTATATTTCGACGTTTGCACGATTACAGCGTGAAAACTTGGTGTCGGCCATGAATCCACAACTCGTTCTCCAAACTACACCCAACGCCACCAAAGCTATATGCCATCCACGCCACCAATGTCCTCCCCGATGTAGAAACCCATGCACACCGGAGATGATCCTGAATCTGGCTCATAAAATACGAAGGTTGCTGCACGCGCATTCTCTTGGTACATTGGCGGGATGTATGAATTTGGAACGGAATGAGAATGCAGATTTACCCCACGGAAAAGGGTGTTGGAGAGGTTTACGAGAATGGAAGATATGGGAAGAAGATCCGCATGCAAGAGAATTCAGCGTGGATCCATGCATATGCAACCGTGAGAGCATCTGCACTACTGACGTGATGGTCGTGCAGGGCAGGAGCCTTAGGCCAGATGCATTGCAGACGCGTTCAACAGCCCTGAAATAAAAGGTTTTAAAGGAGTTTATTAGCTTGTAGTGGCTATGGATTAGCTTTGTAAATGTTGAGGCTCAATACATCTAATAATATTTCTGTAAAATACAAGCATCGTACACCCAAGTAACTGTTATATCGTACTCTATACACTAATACCTAACCCTTATAGATGCCACAACATCGGTCAAGCGACCCCCAGACGTTTTTGAGTTGACGATTCCATAACCTCCGGTTCCTCGCCTCCGCCTCAATACCGCAATGTCGCTCATTCCAACAGCTTTCTCTCGTTTCCATACTTCCTTGGCACTAGCCCAAAGTTTCTCGGCCCCGCCCAATGTCCAGAAGACAGACGGAAATGAAATTTGTAGTGAAGCATTTCGAAGAGGATACGTACGTGGAGGATGTTTGTATGCCATTTACATTGTTTCCTGCTTTTTTGGGGGGTTTGGGGCGCCGAATACGTTAGGGTTGATGTGTAGAGATGTGTGTATGAGCTTTGGGTGGGTTGGTGGTGTGAAAGTTGGGAGGTTGAGTCTTTGTCCTTCGTGTCATCCATTGGTCCGTGGCTTGTGTTCAAACGTTCTTGATGGAACAGTGTACGCGACAGGACAgcattgctgctgctggtgcggAGGCTCGTTGACAATCATCGAATCGAAGTCGCGGTCGCGCATCTGCCTTGGATGTCCGTGTTGCTTTTGCACCTGTGTGTTGTCGCTGTTGCGAATCCGACTGTGTGTCTTGCTGAGTTTGAATTGAAAGTGACATAGGTGACAGGTTTGCACCACTGGAGTGCCGCCGGTCTGCATCACCGGAGATGCTGCAGCTGAGTGCTACGGTCTGCCTCACCGGAGTGGCACGGAGTGCAGcatttcaaactccgacaccGTCCACTGCATCAATTGGCAATGGTAGTCTCGCAAGCCAGACCTTCTGAGGTGACCTGATTTTCTAATCTCGGCTCCAGATCTTCGGGAGCGGTCAgcggagaatgaaatcggaGTCAAAATTTCTGAGAAAAAAGATGTACAATGAGCCACATTTCAAGCCTTGGACATCCAGCTCCTGGGCTCCTGCTGGTTACTCATCACGCTACGACCTTGTCGAACAAACAAAGGCGGCCCAGGCACGCAAGCCGCTCGCGAGTGGTGCCATTGAAGAGAAGCAAATCGAGCACGCCGGACAGCCAAATGGCGTCAATGGACAGGCGGTCCCTGGGTATACGGCTGCCCCCGGTGTTGGAGCAGGATTCGGAGGCGACGCGGGTGCGGGAGGTCTCCAAGCTCCTCAAACGATGATGAACATGCCTAACTTGATCTCCAAGGCACTCAGGGTTACAGACGGGCTTCGAGTCGCGTTCCACCGCCACCCAGCGATAGCTATACACTGCCTCCTGAAAGTGGGTTCGGGTTCGCGACTGGGGCTGCTGTGAAACCCGGTCCTGGGGGACGTGAGATTACcgtggacatggaccccAGCAGGGGTCTGCAGGGcggagttggtctgaccaaGGAAGGCCCTCCGGGAGGTATCGGAATGTCGGAAGCTGATGGACACGGAAACAAGGGCAACAGGTTGGAAGCGGGAGACTTGGGGAGGGTGCTGTGAGTTATCATGACCCTGTTTCCTCTCTGCACTTACATTATTCCACCCATGCTATATATTGGATTATTATAACAGACGACATGATGTCATGATTTCTCCTACATATCATAGTTGTATGATAGCTCGGTGTATTATTTTATTATACGGCTTGCGGGATTCAGAGACTGGTCCCTCAAAATTGATGGTTTTGCGTTCCGTTATCTTATGTGTGGACGTCAGTTTAATTATTCATGGTTTTACCTTAACTCCTACCGCCAGTATGCAGGGGTGACGCGCGTCCATTGTCAGTCGTGTAGTCGTGTATATATCATATAAGTCTCGTGCtgggaattttttttttccgaaaaaaaaatagcaatCGGCGTAGCATTGCCGACCTTCAGGGACAGGGGCTGTTAAGGGCCAGTTATCGACGCTTCCGAGGTGGTTCATGTCTAAGCTCATGGCCGATGTACTGTGATTGGGTACCATAGGGCTACAATTCTCGATCAACGTGTACAAGCGAACATGCCTCACCTTTGGTCTTCACCTTTGGTCTGCATTGCCTTCATACACCCCTGTGCTTCAATGCAAGTCTTTATGTGACGTCGAGGTTGGGGGGAGCTGCACATTGCGCAGACGTGGTGTTACGCACATCGTAGATTGAAAAAATATGTGAGAGTTCTGGCAGTTAGGTCGAACCCGGACTTGTTGGGTGGAGTACGGGGTTACAACTGACGATCGTAGTGCGGTGGGAGTCGAGACTTAAAAGCGAAACAGAAACAAgtcgaaagaaaaagggaaagCGATGGCATGAGCCCTCCGCAGAGCTACTTATAACATTGACCGCCATGAACCGAATGCCAACCAGCGTTCGAGATTCGAGGAATAGACTTAACCCCGGATCTGGTTGAAGGGGCGCGTTGGTACCAATTGATGCAGTGGGCggtgtcggagtttgaaatgCTTGTTCTGCTGCTCACGTATCTTCCGACTTCGTCACTTTTAGTGACGATCCGACCCTCGCACTCACAGAACTGCAATATTTTCTGACTTTGTTCACACTGTATTCTCTATTCTCAAAATCACTGCATAGTGTCGTGTTCGGGTTACCCGCAACCGATCAACCGGCTCAATTATAAATTTCCTTTTACGACTTCAGTCATTGTGTCATCCATAAATATCTTTTGACTGTAAGTATCACATTCATTGTGTTTCGATTTCCTTTTAGGCTGCCAGATTGTTGTGAGATACAAGCAAAAGTGACAGTGTTGAGCTTTGTAGTAGTATCCATGGTTTCGATTTCCTTTTAGGCTGCCTGATTGTGGTAAAATACAAGCAAAACTGAGAGTGTTCAAAGGTTTTAAGGCCTACCATTTTCTCCGGCGACACAAAAGACCTCAAACCGCGTGGACTTTCAACGGCAGAAAACTCGTCTTTTTTATCTGATTCGCCATATGCCCCCAGTATATGTGTGTCACTGCACGTTTCGGGGTTGTGGAAACGATCCGAATGGGGTCACGCTGTCATGCCGTGTTTACAAGGACCATCAGGCAAGGGAGGAGAAATACCAGCAAGGCCTGAACTATCTGAAGCTTCAAAGAGAAGCTATAGAGAGACAAGAAGACCGAATAGCTCTGGAATTAGACAACATATCCCCGAGTGACCCcattgctttcttttcatcCTTTACCCGAGAAGCCAAATACAGAGCCGACCATAAAAAACGTCTGATAGATAATATCAGCCTAGCGCGCAGAGATGTCCAGGCCCTACTCAAAGATATCACAAGCATCGGCAAAGCTCCCATTAATTATCCACCGGCTCATGAGATTGAGCATTCCCTTCACCAGTGTTCGGAAATTCGGAAGTCTGTAGAGCAACCATCCCGAGTGCTCCATACGGCACAAACCAGCGCTCTCCGTAAAGAGCCATCCATTATAGCCATGCGAGAGGCACTGCACACAGACATCGATGAACTCGTGTCACTTACGAACGATATTGAAAGGTCGTGGATTGCGGCCTCGGTTGAACGTCAGGAATACGAACGTTTACGCCAGGGAAAGTCAGACTATAATACTGGTAAGTCTCCCTTCTACATTCATGTAGAGCAGAGTCTTACAGTTCCGCCCTTTAAGACCGGCATTTTGAACCTATATTTGTAGGGACGTCACCTATCATACAGCTCGCATCGTTGATGGTGGTCGTGTGTAATGTAATACTTGGCTTACCACGACGTGGATGCTTCTGGCTTTTCGAAATGTGCGCGTTCATTGTACAGGGAACCGCCGAAAAAGCGTTTGGGAATGGTCGACTGACACCATATTTCATCAATTTACTCTCACTTTTTCCCCGTGATGTGAGAACCCAAACATTGATGTTTCGACTTGACAGTGAAGCCACAATATACGCAGTCTGTCCAAAATGTCATGCTACATATAAGCCAAGCGGAAAAACCTCTCTGCCAGTTTATAGAGAGAGATGCAACTCAAAACGATACAGCAATCGTTGTGGCGAAATACTTGTACAGCCAAAAATCATACAAAACAGGCGTGTCCTACTGCCAATCATTCCGTATGCGGTGTATGACATTCAGGATAACCTTGGCAATGgacagaagatgaagacattaAATGGAATTATGGGACCTGTTTGGCGGAATCTCCCATTCCATATTCGATGCATGCCCCAGAACATGCTCTTGACCAGAATAATCCAAGGCCCCAAGGAATGTAACGCTGCCCCGACCTGGAAGCAAGCACAGAGTTTACTTGTCAGATTTCAGCGAGTCGCATACCGGCCCAGAGAATTCACGATCAAATCAAAAAGAGTAACACGAACGAGCACTTGTGCAAGGCCGCCTAGTGGGGAAAAGATTACTGAATGTGGAAATCGTGAGGGCGTTTTGGAATTGACCTTGTCCTGTATCTCTATCGTTATATCCCCACTCCTTCTATATGTTGTGCTGTACGGTTAGCAAGACAGATTACAAGTTGTCAAAGTAGAATCATACCAAGATTTGTTGTGAAGTAAGATTTCATTATGGACCTGAATAAAAAAACCTTCAAGTTTGGTGCAGTCTGGAGACACGGATGTGTAACGTGAACATTATGCAAAGACGTGGTGCGCTAAAAATAAAAGACCCTAGGAGACGGTATGGTCTCATCCAAGCACCTTTCCATTTCACTATATTTATATTTACCTTGAACTTGCACGGTTAGCCTCGCGATAAGACTATTACACGGTGACGATGCAAACAACTACTTACGTGGACCAACGACACGTGGCGCGCCAACTTCGCCCAGCTATGCGCATCAGCGACTCAAACCCGACTATATGAGCTATGTTTCCGGCACCAGTAGTAATCGCATGATACCAACTCGTTGTAAATCCACCTTGTGCCCGATATGCATAATGGTGCATCTCCCGTTCTGCGCATCACACAATCCCTCCAATAAGCCTCCCTCTGCGTCAACAAGTCTACCTGGATGACTCGTCCCCACAATGTCGAGGATCCGCAAGCTAGTTGTCTCCATTGACGACATACTTGTGAGCATGAGCGTAGAATGTTTAGAGTGAGGAACGTTGAGTTCTGTTTCCCTTCACCTAGCGTGTCTGTGTTCATCGAGAATATGTATCCCAGCACGTCAAAATCGAGTCGATATATTGGGGAGTAGCTCGCCTCCTTGTCTCCATCTAGCATGTACTTAGATTCAAACATCTGCATCCCGGGGTAAGTGTAGTGGGGAATCTCTACTGACTTGCATTGAAGCACAGGGGCGTCTGCTGCTCTGCGCAAGCGTGTCCGAAGACCTGCCTTGCTGAAGAGGCTGATGACCGCAGAAGAGTTGGCCCCTCTTTTCAATGTATGTTGCGTGTTACTTGAATGTCTGTCATCTCATGTTCTGACGATGTTTTCGTAGAACGATGATTATGTTTGTACAGCTACTCTCTGATGCCCTGTCTTACATCTCAGACAAATGTTATTCTGCGAACAGATTGGATGGTCTGGCTTCACAAATGTTGGATACCCCAAGACCGTTCCAACTGTACGTGTTTCCATCATCACTACCTGAGACAATTCAAGTGAAATCGTGTCATTTTCCAGGCCAATCGCAAACCATATAGAAGCGAACAACCTACAAGACGATCCTGCCACCAAGAAAAAGTTCAACCTTTTCGTAGGATCCAGTGTTGGCCCTAAGTGGAGGACAGATGGGCGAGATTCGATATGTACGCTTCATCTCACATTTACTTCACGACTACACGTTTAGGATCGCGCGGCGGTACCCCCATCAGGTCGGAAAAGACATAGCAAAGGGAATCAATGCAGGAAGGATTGTGTTTGCAGATAAACACTTGTTCAGTGCGTCTTTTCTTTGTACCTCCTTTCTCCGACACCCCACTCACTTCCATTCCCAATGAACCAATAGTGTTTCCACAAGATCTCACATACGGCTACTACTCCCTCCGCCGCAATCACGGGGACCCATCCAAGCCTCTGGACTGGGCCATCGTCGAAGCGACCGCCATTACTGAAGAGGGAGGTATCGTCCCCGGTGCGTCAGTGGGGGTGACACCCTAGATTCTGCAGAGCGCGGAGAAGATTGGTGTCAGAAGAGGTGTAGCTTGACCTGTTGAGTTCAATTCCAAAATTGTGTCCCCAAGTGAGTAAATATAAAATACATGAGTAATGTATGCTCAAATCAAATCTcaatttccttttcaaaagCCACGGAAAGCCGCCCGCGTCCTCTCACACTTGTGTACATCGGCGAAACACGAAAAACCAACGCGTAGAACGACGAAGAGGTCCACGGGATTGCGAGAGGCACATGGCAAAACCACCTACACAGCGCACCTCCCTGGCTGCCCATCACGCGCTCGTTCAACTTGGATCGCGTGTCCAGTCGGTCTCTGCGGGAGAGGGTCAGGTTTGGGGGCGGGAGTCGTGCACGACGCGAAgaaatggtggtggtggtgatgagcGCGTCAGGCAGACTGTCAAGGTGAGTGGTGTTCACTGTGCATAGTACTCACCCTCGTGTCTTCACTAGGCAGTGGGTTAGCTTGCCATGGTCGCTGTGCAATGGGACGTCAGTATTGAACGACACGTCGCAATGGTTCAACTAACCCTTTCTGCCGTCGTCTCCCTCTCATCGCTGTCTATGGCGCCGGAATAGTGTCAGAGTGGAATGTGGAGTCTACCGAGGTGAGTCGTGGACACCGTACACAGCACTCACCGTCCGATGTGCATCACCCAGCGCGTCAGCTTGTCGTTAGAGCTGTGCACCCACCGTCAGCActgaaagacatgtcaagTCAGTTCAGTTTACCTTGTCACCGCCGTTGTCTTCCTCATTCGCAGTCGCATTCGTGGTGCACACACGTCTGGGGGTTGTTCGGAGAGGTGCCAGCATTCGGCGTACATCCCACAGATAAGCACTCACTATTGTACGTGTCTGCGACTCTCCCGTCGCGTCGCGTTGCCCGTTGTCAACGTCTGTGGATCAGTAGAACGGTGTCTGCGATGGGGCAAGGAGTGAAGGTACATTGTTTGATGCAAAGCTTTTTCCCAAACAAAGCCTAATTATTCCTTCGACATCGCGAAAGGTACGTTTTTTGCCAATGACCCTCTGGACCAAACAGAGACCTCCCCTTTCGACTAACTCGACCAACCTTCGACCACTGCGCACAAATGGTCAGATTATTTTACAAGAATTATGTACAACTATTAGTATCCCTCCTAAGCCTCAGCAAGGCTCTGATTTTCAAGGGTAATTTAAATGTAAAATGGGATAACAAACCGTTCTTTGACCTTACCTGTACATCTTTCCTATTGGTACCCAAACTCTGAATTGAAAAATACACAATTGAGGATTGGGTGGCGTGTTACTTGTAACACCactcttcaagcttcaaaatCCACGCTTAGTATATGTCGGGACTCGATATGACGCATGAACGTTGAATTCCACGTTGGAATGCTAAGGGTATGGGCCAAGGTATGGGCATTAAGTAATTATGTTTTATTCTCGTACATGAATTGGCAACGATACTATCCCATAGTCTGTCCGTCTGTGGTGTTGATAAATTCCATGAGCTCACGCAATACCGTGTTAGCCATTCCTATTTTCCCTCTTCTACCACAATTTGGACAGAGATATATTCGTCTGAATCCTCTCCATTTCCTTTCATATTGAGATATGCATCTATTGCAGCACCCATGTCCGCATTCGAATGAACTAATTGGCAGTTAGTGATTCAGCCGTAAAGTCGAATAGAGAAAATTTACTGACAGTGACAAATGTTTGATGATCGATGAACATAGTGAACATCGTGCGTGACGAATGATCAAAGCTTTTAACTTCCATTACGGATGTCAGTAGTTAATCATTTCCTCTCTGTAAAAGCACAAACCGCGTCGAATTGGTCTGCGTACTGTTCCGCGTAACCGCTGTTGAAGGACACGTCACCCTGAAAATCACTAACATTAGCAAAATCTTTATGCTCGACGCAACAAGAAACTTCAAACGCACATTTCCGACTTCAATACCGAAAGCTTCGGTAACTCTGATGACATGTTCGATGCTTGTGACATTCTAGCTAGAGCTATCAGAAAAGGGATAGGCCTTTGTACAGGTGGCTCCTACGTTCTTGCAATCGACCAACTCCTTTTCTATCTGTTAAATGGGACATGAAACCATGGGTAAGACGATGAAGGTCACATAAATTAACCTTTTCGAAAGCCAAGAGTTTTGATTGCAGTTCTTCTTTGTAAATTTCTCGTATGTGTTGGAGTTCTCTCAATCTCGCATCAAGTTTCTAAGTCATGAATTACACACTATAACTAATTGACACCGTGCGTATGCTCACCGTTCTAATCATAGTATGGATAGGGAGGTTGCATACCGTTTCCGACATTGCAGAGTAGTAAACTGGACCAATTGGGGTTTACAGTGGAGCAATGTATCCCACTCTTTTAAATATTAACCCTCCGTGTTCAGTATGAAATTGATTTGCTTTGCATAGCCTCCACCCATCGATCTCCGAactctttcaattttcagCCAGATCTACGCCGAACTATCGTACATCCATTGGGATATATTTATTTTCACATCGCCAGATACCACAGACCTACTATCCTACATATAACAATCATTCACTTCGCTCAGTATGAGGAATACTGAATTTTAATGTTCCTAACAATCGGTTAGCGTCAGCATGTTAAACTCTTCACAATTCTGATTGGGATACTTCAGCAGCAACCTGTGAATTGATTCGGAGCAAAGGGAGGGTGCGCAACCGCGGCGTTGACAATTAGGGACACTGATGGCGATGAGATGTGAGATTGAGGGCTTGTTAGTTTGAAGAATTGGGTGGGTATAGACACACAATGTAGCTACTTTACCAGATATACGGTAACAAACGAATGAAGAAATATCCAACCAGACGGGAAATGCGAGACCATCAACTACAAGGCGCATCACAGTCATGGGACACACAAGTAACCGCAGCACTACTCGAACACCCACGCCGCAATACTGAACATTGAAAAATCCACTGTTCCACTGTGAAATATGGAAAGTAAAATCATCTCCTCACTCCAAATCATAGATAGCATGGTCTAAAGCGGATCATAGGACTGCGGATAAGAAGAGTAAAATCCCAGGGGCACTGATTTTATGCAGTGGCAGCGGTGCAGGCTATTACAGTGGCGGAAGTTAAGTAAGTTACTTTCCCTGAAATACTGTAGAGTCATTGACGAT
Proteins encoded:
- a CDS encoding Acetyl-CoA hydrolase, which produces MYLDSNICIPGTGASAALRKRVRRPALLKRLMTAEELAPLFNNDDYIGWSGFTNVGYPKTVPTDRAAVPPSVRLFFVPPFSDTPLTSIPNEPIVFPQDLTYGYYSLRRNHGDPSKPLDWAIVEATAITEEGGIVPGASVGVTP